CTTGCAATTGTTGACTGTCGATTTTTTTCGAACTTCGGTTGCTCGGCGGGGCGATCAGCAGTTTGATTTGCTGGAAGGGCAGTCGGACGCCGTCGCCCGCCAGCGCCTTCGTCGCCGGGTCCAGCGTGTGGGCCGTGCTGAAGTCGGCGCGCACGTCGAGCAGAACCACTTCTCCGAGATCGGTTTCCTTGCGTCCAATTTTCTTTTTGGTGACGGGGTGGATGATGTCGTCGCCGTAGCGTATCAACTTCAATCGATCGCCGGGTTTGATGTCCTGCCCGAGTTTGAGATCGAGGATGAGTTGGTCGCCTTCGACGGAGACGACGTAGCCTTCGCGTTCCGGGAACAGGGCTTCGATCTGCGTCGCCAGTTTGTCCACCGCCGCCCGGTCCTGGGCATGGCTCAGCGCGGGCAACAAGATCGAGATGAGAATGAAGCAACGCGTTAAAATTTTCATGATCGCGGAGGGCGTCATCATCGTTCTGATAAATGGGGTCGGATTCATACGGCGTCGTTCAGGATTGTTCCAGCAGTTGAACGGACACGGTTTCTCCTGCTTCGATGCGGGTCGATTCCAATGGGAAGATCATCAGGCTGTTGGCTTGCGAGGCGGACTTCAGAATCCCCGATCCCTGCTCGCCCGCAGGCGTCACGGTGTAGCCGTCTTTTTCCCAAGTGGTGATCGAACTGAGAAAATGCTGGCGTCCGGCTTTTTTGCTGACGGCCTGGCTGAGGCGCGCTTGCACGACGGTTGCCTTCAGATTGGGGTTGCCTGCCATTTTCTTGATCGAGGGGCGCACGAATTGTTCGAAAGAAACAAATGAAGAGACCGGGTTGCCGGGCAGGCCGAAGACCGGGGTTTCTCCAATGCGTCCGAAGGCCAGCGGTTTGCCGGGCTTCATGGCGACTTTCCAGAACAACATTTCCTGCCCCATTTTTTTGAGACTGGCTTTCACGAGGTCGTAGTCGCCCACCGACACGCCGCCGGATGAAACGACGAGGTCGCATTGCAGAGCGGTTTGGAATTTTTCCATCAGATCGGCTTCGGTATCGCGGGCAATGCCGAGGTAATGCGGTACGCCGCCTGCGGATCGAATCTGCGCGGACAGCATGTAGCCGTTGCTGTTGTAGATGCAGGGGCCTTCGGGCTGATCGTCGAGGTCGAGAATTTCGTCTCCGGTGGATAGAATGGCGACGGTGGGTTTTCTGCCGACATAGATTTGCGAGCGTCCGACCGTCGCCATCATGCCGATGTGCGCGGGTTGGATGCGCGC
This window of the Candidatus Nitrohelix vancouverensis genome carries:
- a CDS encoding molybdopterin molybdotransferase MoeA is translated as MSTIKVEEALEIILSRIEFKGLEKISITEALGRTLMEDIVARRDNPPMDNSAMDGYALIAADIESATPEAPVPLTVVGEVAAGYTAQGDAIKSGQAMRIMTGAPIPAGADAVIMQEDTDRNGDQLLVKDRADLHENIRDAGEDVKAGEVVIPKGARIQPAHIGMMATVGRSQIYVGRKPTVAILSTGDEILDLDDQPEGPCIYNSNGYMLSAQIRSAGGVPHYLGIARDTEADLMEKFQTALQCDLVVSSGGVSVGDYDLVKASLKKMGQEMLFWKVAMKPGKPLAFGRIGETPVFGLPGNPVSSFVSFEQFVRPSIKKMAGNPNLKATVVQARLSQAVSKKAGRQHFLSSITTWEKDGYTVTPAGEQGSGILKSASQANSLMIFPLESTRIEAGETVSVQLLEQS